From one Streptomyces sp. ICC1 genomic stretch:
- a CDS encoding helix-turn-helix transcriptional regulator: protein MSDFSAEAMGLVIREHRQAQGPLMTQEELAERADYGKGGAVSISRIERGLVSPGEHRLAALALALQLTPAQLKQEAEDRTRSLTRERGQRPVKLRDQVADTKRRHAEINEKAAQRSKITQEHGEAFNRVHDVVRDEFFMRFVELAKGISGAPEPEGPGEEEAESAEETPTAIRVEAMSAGIANAIRGAAAGGAAGAAAGGAAAYGAFTAAALFGSASTGAAISSLAGVAATNATLALLGGGTLAAGGAGMAGGILLLTGMVAAPAAALAAAGFYVLRKRRTKKEEERLRAEVEAAEAALDQSQKGFDTMVDVLSRATDIMEYVEVHGTHALEKWRASLPPEPRDWESLGREGRERYKEFLTVGGCFLAASIINVPALLTAGPDEVREMDKAIDETLRYADKTIRSIV from the coding sequence GTGAGTGATTTCAGCGCGGAGGCGATGGGCCTGGTGATCCGCGAACACCGCCAGGCCCAGGGACCCTTGATGACCCAGGAGGAGTTGGCCGAGCGGGCCGACTACGGGAAGGGCGGCGCGGTCTCGATCTCCCGGATCGAGCGCGGGCTCGTGAGCCCCGGGGAGCACCGGCTGGCCGCCCTCGCCCTCGCCCTCCAACTGACACCCGCGCAACTCAAGCAGGAGGCGGAGGACCGGACCAGGTCCCTCACCCGCGAGCGGGGCCAGCGGCCGGTGAAGTTGCGCGACCAGGTCGCGGACACGAAGAGACGTCATGCCGAGATCAACGAGAAGGCGGCCCAGCGGTCGAAGATCACCCAAGAACACGGGGAAGCCTTCAACCGCGTCCATGACGTCGTCCGCGACGAGTTCTTCATGAGGTTCGTGGAGCTGGCCAAGGGCATCAGCGGGGCGCCCGAGCCGGAGGGGCCGGGTGAGGAGGAGGCGGAGAGCGCGGAGGAGACCCCTACGGCGATACGCGTCGAGGCCATGTCCGCCGGGATCGCCAACGCGATCCGCGGTGCCGCCGCCGGAGGTGCGGCCGGGGCGGCGGCCGGCGGAGCCGCGGCCTACGGTGCTTTCACCGCGGCCGCGCTGTTCGGGAGCGCCTCCACGGGAGCGGCCATCTCGTCCCTGGCGGGCGTCGCCGCGACCAACGCGACGCTGGCCCTCCTCGGAGGAGGCACGCTGGCCGCGGGCGGTGCGGGCATGGCGGGGGGAATCCTCCTGCTCACCGGCATGGTCGCCGCCCCGGCGGCGGCGCTGGCGGCCGCCGGCTTCTACGTCTTGAGGAAGCGCCGGACCAAGAAGGAGGAGGAACGCCTCCGAGCCGAGGTCGAGGCCGCGGAGGCGGCTCTGGACCAGTCGCAGAAGGGCTTCGACACGATGGTCGACGTACTGTCGCGCGCCACGGACATCATGGAGTACGTCGAAGTCCACGGCACCCACGCCCTCGAGAAATGGAGGGCGAGTCTGCCGCCGGAGCCCCGGGACTGGGAATCGCTCGGGCGCGAGGGGCGGGAACGGTACAAGGAGTTCCTCACCGTGGGGGGATGCTTCCTCGCCGCGAGCATCATCAACGTCCCTGCCCTCCTCACGGCAGGGCCCGATGAGGTGCGCGAGATGGACAAGGCCATCGACGAGACGTTGCGGTACGCGGACAAGACCATCAGGTCGATCGTCTGA
- a CDS encoding S26 family signal peptidase, with protein MGMLDVQADRVRAGATVEFRPTGTSMVPLVRSRQRVRVAPAEPALVEPGDIVLARVSGTVYLHLVTAVDAPRHRVQIGNNRGHVNGWTSRDRVFGICVEVEGVARPGAAAKVRAT; from the coding sequence ATGGGAATGCTCGACGTACAGGCGGACCGCGTCCGCGCCGGCGCGACGGTGGAGTTCCGGCCCACGGGCACCTCGATGGTCCCGCTCGTCCGCAGCCGCCAGCGGGTCCGCGTCGCCCCGGCCGAACCCGCCCTGGTGGAGCCCGGTGACATCGTCCTGGCCCGGGTGTCCGGCACGGTGTACCTCCACCTGGTGACGGCGGTGGACGCCCCGCGCCACCGGGTCCAGATCGGCAACAACCGGGGCCACGTCAACGGCTGGACGAGCCGCGACCGCGTCTTCGGCATCTGCGTCGAGGTGGAGGGCGTTGCCCGCCCCGGCGCGGCGGCCAAGGTACGCGCAACCTGA